The window AAGATCTAAGTCTCTATGAAAATACTTCCATTCCAGCACAGCCAGAGGCTCAGACTCTCTCAAAGGGGAATTCATGGGAAAAGGAAAAGCAACAGTGCTTAGAACCTGAGACAAttacagatggggggggggacaccaaagctGTGGCATGTGGGTGGTAAAGGAGATTTATTTCCCTTTTACTCATTGACTTGGATCCAAAGTAGCGCCAGCAGAGCTCACTAAGATAAATGGAACCTTTCTGTCTCTCCATTTCCACTGCAACCCGGCCCACCCCCAGTACTGCTATCAGGGCCAGAAGACCCCAGAAACAATGCTGGGTGCAACAGCAGGTTCTGCAGTGGAAGTAAGTAAAAATCTACCCCCCAATATAACCAATGCTGAATGTTCAGCTTCCTTACACCTATGATAAGCCCCCACTCTGTTTCTCAAGAATCATATTTGACACATACAGTTAATCAACCTGTCATTTTCCCCTTAGTAGTAGAACTTCTGGCCAGGTTTCTTTGTTCAGCCTCAATGTAATACTATGTAATAAGCAGTTCCAATACTTTAAAGAGAATTAGCATGTGCCAGTGCGGAATAGTAGGAATGCTGGGTGTCTTTTAGATCAAGACCTCACACCTCTGCAGACACTGATGAGTTACTTGTTATTTTCAAATAGCCAAGCTTCACATCACTCTATAGAACGGATACTACAAGTCCAGTGTAGCTTGTATTTGAAATCATGTTTCAACAGTGCTTTTTACACATGAGTCTCTGTTCAGTTTGTCTGTAACATGAATGTGAATCTTACACTGGCTAGAATATATATTTGATTTAGGACTGGCTCCTTGTTAACAACATTCATATGTTGCCCAGATAGCACAAGAGAGGATCAAAGGCATGCTTCAGTGTCTTCTGGGAAAGGGTGTCAAAGAAATTCAATAATGCCCTATCCAGAGCAGCTATGTATGTCCttattttcccccacaggcatCACCCATGAAAATCTGTCTTCTGGCTTATGGATATAGAAGGGACCCCTGCTCCTCAAATCCTACAATTTCTCCTGCCTGCGCTAAGAAACTTCCCTGCTCTCCTCAGACCACCCTCCCATTTCTTTCAGGAGTCACTCACAGGCAGCTTTCCAGTTCCTTTCCAGGTATCACATACAGCTTTCTGTGGACAGCTCAGAACTTACATGGGCTCCACAGCTATCTCTCATCTAGGCACTGTCTAAGGTGGCACATACTTAGTTTAATAATCTATAATTGCCCCCATGTACACACAGGGCGTATGTATATTTGAGTCCTTGACATTCACCTCTCCAGAGACATAAAAAGTAAACCTAAGCAGGCCTTCTCCAAATCCTACTCAAGTTTTGTCAATGGGGCTTACCTCCAGGAAAGTGTACTTAGGATTGCGCTGAGAGCTTCCTTAAGACACAAAGTTTTACCTAGGACTGATCCTGTGGACTTATCAGGGAATACAGTGGACCCAAGTCCCAATGGGTGAAAAGCGGTTCCCCTTTGCTCTCCTTTGCCATCCAGAGGCCGTGAGCTTGCCTTCCAATACACAGAAGAGGCTCCATCATTTGACTGAGGATCAATCAGTATGCACAATATCTTTATCAGCTCTGTCTTGCTGTGTTTGCATCAGCCCTTTTCTGAGTTCAGATGGGAGGACCAAAATCTTTCCTCAGTTATACAGTCAGGAAGGGGGACATAGGAGGAGAGTAAAAAATGCATCCCATCATGCAGAGCAAAAGACAACTAGATAAGGAAAATGGCAGGGGACAAGTCAGACGTTCCAGTGTGACAGGAGATTCACACAAGCTCTGTGGAGATCTGGCAGGCCCAAGGCAGGAGGCTTTTGTTGCATGGTCTCTGTTAAGTTGTTCTTCAGGTGTAGGGCTGTGTAGGCTGTGGGGGAAGGTAGGGTGGAGGAGCTGCAGAAGAAAGAGAATGGAAATCAGAACAAAGCAAAAGACCAATGTATATGTAACCTGTTGCTACTGCAAAATGCAAAGACTGAGGGGAAAAAACATTTTCATCTTCACaagctcactgagagccaagctacaagtgacgccttacccaggttggacacttgtcagcttacctcaagttttgataggaaatgtaggcatcctagttttacagcttggctctccattacagctgcaagaccaggatgcctatatttcccatcaaaacttgagggaagctgacaagtgtccaacctgtgtcaggcatcacttgtagcttggctctcagtagtaCTGCTGTCCTGGAGACACTGGCCTAGAACTCACTGAAGTAATCTAGTTAAAGTCAGTCTTCTTGCCCATCTTGTAACCCCTTTGCCTCCCTGTTTTGAGGATATAAAGTGGTCATAGAGTTGCTAACCCCCCTGCCTTTAAAGTGGGGGAAAGGAGTTTGCCAGGCAGGTGGGGCCCCAATCCAGCTGTCTCATATGCTCATGCTCCAAAGGCTTCTGGTTTTCAGTGGGGCTGAATATCTGGAGGCCCTGGAGCATATGTGCACTATTTCAGCATGTGCTCTGGTGGCTCCTGACCTGCTTCTCCACTTCTCTCCCTGCTAGCCTGATGAGTAGGGGTAAGGGGAAAAGTGGGCATGGGGGATCCCTGCCTCCAGCAGGGGGCTGGCAACACTAAGTGATCATATGAAATCTGACCATTTGGTCCAACTAGCTAAGTACTGTCTGCTCTGATTTCAGTGATTTTCTGAGGCAGAGAAAAGCCTGGTCTAGACATGTGAGAGAGCGAAGGGCCAGAGAGCTGAGGTAGTAGaatggattgtaccacttcaaaGAAGGGATTACATTGCTCATAGTTCCCCTACATGAATAATTCCCCATAAAATGAAAAGTAGAACAACATACAAAGGTCTCGATGAGAACCTTTCTCCTGGAGGTACTAATTTTTAATTTGTGGGTGTTTTTAATGGGGAAGCATTACAAACGTGGCCAACCTCTACCCATTCTGAAGTGGAACAGCCCATTCTAATACCTCGTTCTGCAACATAAGCAAACCAAGCCAAAGAGCTTTCCTAACATCTGCAAGCTGACATTTAACTGAAGATGATGGGGGCTGAATTTGGGACTCTCTGTGTTCCGCCACTGAACCACAACCATTATCCTATTCAGTACATGGATGATCTTTCTCAACAGTCATATCCTCAGGGCAGGTTCTATGTCCAATGGCAGTGCCTGAGACAAAGCTCCAAATCCCATTTCCCATTTCCCTCACATTCCTTCCTTACCTGAAGGGTGGTAGTATGGTGGCCCAGGTGGGTACAAAGGGTACTGTGCTGTTGGAACTTCACAGGGATAAGGAGCCACTGGGGCATAGCCAGGCTGAAATTGTACTGGCCCTGCTTTGGGATCCATCGGGTAAGGTCCTAGAGCCTGAGGAGGGTATCCAGACAGGGGGATCTCCTGGCCTGAGATACAGAGAATAGGATGTGAGCATGTGCAGCTTCTGCACCAGAATGGCTTGCTACAGGTGATACCCTGACTCCATTGAGAGCATCTTCACTGAGATGTTCTCTCTCCAGTCTTTCAGGTTAATAATCACCCTCCTTCCACCCCACAGAACATGTGTTAAATATAACAAGGGGCATTCTCAAGCTTAGTCCACAGAGAATATCATCCTCCACTTCTTGGGACATTTATGAAGATGCAGTATTTGTACTGGAATGTGCAGGTCATGGCAATTTACGGTGTTTGTAATTATGACATAGTCTGTAAGAAGGAAGATGACAGCAGGCTCTCTCCTACCCTGATCAGGCGTCTGGCTATGATGCCGTCGTTGGTACAGGTAGCAGCAGGAGCACAGGAAGCAACAGACGATGGTGACAACGATGGCCACAAAGAGTATTGCAGCTGAAGCGATGCCAGCAATAGTTTTGGGACTAAAGGATAGAGACAGGTGTTACTGGGGCTTTGCAAACTAAAACCTCCAATTCTGAGCAAGACACTGAAGATCTCTCTAAAAGAGACACTTTATTCAGGTAAAATTAAATAGGTATTTCTTaataagaaaaggaaaacaattttGCAGTCTACTTTCTGCTGTGCTATCTATATAACATAATTCTAGTGTGTATTTTATATAAATAGCACAGCAAAAAACAGACTTCACAGTTGCCTTCCTATCATTGAATCGTAAATCCTACCCACCTCTGGCTCTATCCACCATGGGTTGGAAAGAACCATCCTGGTCATCAGTTAAAGAGCAACTAGTCTGTGTTCAtgcttacactggagtaaattTTGTTAGCCTATAAAttactactggactcctgctttttATTAATTTGTACTAAGTGACATTTAGCATGCAGTCTGATAGCATATACATGGAACTTAAGGCCATTATTGGAGCATGGCATCGGAAGACAAAGAGATCACAGCCCACAAAGCTTTCAAATAAGAGAAACATTTTTGCGTTCAGACCCCTCCAATCTGTCCTATGAGCTCTGAATTTCAGAGATGCCTGGAAGTAATGAGCAGCCTAATGGTTTCCCTGcactcttccctttccctcttaCACTCTCACCTGAATGCCATGCAGTGCTTTTGCTGCCGCTCAGTGATGATTTTCCTTGGGTCGTAGCAGCAGAAGCGATTGTAGCAGTCACCACAGCAGAAGAAGGGGCAGTCGAAGCCAGGGTGCCATGAGCCATTCCTGTCTATGAACCATTTGCAGTCTTCATCAGCTGAAACTGTGGGTAGAAACCATTAATCAGCCTTTGGATGTTCAGACAGAACACACAAGGGCAGCGATAACGACACTGTGTTGGGACTGGGGATGAGCTGTTGGCTTGCATACAGCAGATCTAACATGGTTTGGAAAACAGCTATATGAATGCCGTTTACTGCTGAGCCAAAAGGCCATGCTATCTTTTTACAAAAGCCAAAATTCTAAAATGCATAGAACAATAAATGTAATCCAGAAAAATATGGGCTCGAGAAGTCCAAAATAAGCACCAAaatatactgggttggatccagttggGTTTTCCGCTCATGAAAAAAGGTTCTCTTTTGTCACTAAAAAGCTATGCTAGATAGAGATCATAGGAATGGCCTGGACAAAAGCCATATGAGATGGGAAGCTACAGCAGGAACGGTAAATGGGCAAGACTGGGTGAAAAAGCtcaatttagtgtcatctgctGACCTGACCTCATTTGACTCATCCTTAACTCCAGATCATTGGTGATCCATCTGCTGACGGCCTCATGACTTATTTACCTCTCTTGTACACCTACCCTCTTCCTGTCCCTTACAAACAGAGCAGCCCCAAGCAAGCCTACTCAGACTGCTACTTGGGTCTATTTAATGgagtttacttccaggaaagtgtctgTAGGATGCACTGTAACTCCACAAGAGGACCAATTTTATCTTGAGTTTAATTGGAAGCCCTTGCTGGAGACTCTGTCAGAAGATTTTTGAAAACACAGGTATTTAACAATACTAGAGAAGCATCTGTGTACTTAGTTCCAGGAAACATGGATAAGCATTTCTATATAAAATTTATCAGACAGGAGAAAAAATGTAGGCCGTATTACTTCATACCTGTCATTGA of the Eublepharis macularius isolate TG4126 chromosome 5, MPM_Emac_v1.0, whole genome shotgun sequence genome contains:
- the SHISA4 gene encoding protein shisa-4 — protein: MGTWGLAGMALCSLAAVVTVVSADEDCKWFIDRNGSWHPGFDCPFFCCGDCYNRFCCYDPRKIITERQQKHCMAFSPKTIAGIASAAILFVAIVVTIVCCFLCSCCYLYQRRHHSQTPDQGQEIPLSGYPPQALGPYPMDPKAGPVQFQPGYAPVAPYPCEVPTAQYPLYPPGPPYYHPSAPPPYLPPQPTQPYT